cgttgacttgaaattaaaacacagaatacatatttgtgaaatgacagaaatcagctgattggactgactgacgccattaaattattctaggaatagctgttattccgtgcgaaacggcggtatagtagcaattcccgcataagcccactattcttagaatttgtagttggtaaaacgtaaaattgatttactctcgattaactgacgatttattctaagattaagatttactcttgtttggtcgaatcgaccctaagaCCATTACTGCGAGTTGGATAATATTACGGAATTTTATTCATTcctaattttacaaaaataactagTATTTTTCCTAGTCCTCCTCCATAGTAACCAGTCATCAAAAAACAGTACAAATGATGATCTTTgtatataatgaataataagtaagtatataattattaatcattcgttatatacaaatattagtttttgcATAATAAACGTGACTAAATTcacagatttttattaaacatctGTTACAGTTCACTGGTAATAcaagaaacattttattttcagagaTGAATAAGGTGCTAGCTTTTATTGTTATCTGTGCGTGTGTGGGAGTGGATTATGTATTGACATACGCGGAGTACAGTGATCCTTCTAAAGAATTGCCTGTCATTGGACTAGGGTAagataaaagtatttttatatttaggcAATTcgatatatttcaatttataacGTTATTTAACTTGGACTAGTTTATAATCAGATTACCTTTTTATCATCACagaaagtaattattattaattcaaataaaggGCGCCATTACGTGGATTCTTTTGTTATTGTCATAGTAACTAATGTTACATGTACCTACTCTCGGAAATTAAGTTGaatgtaacaaaaacataaGAGAAGTGAAAAAGAGTCATAAGGTCATTAGTTGTAACGGTGTCAACGTTACTCtactttttaatgttattatttagatgTGTTGGTTTTCATTGCAGCTCCAATTCTGTGAATcgtttaaaatgttatatcttGTCTTTTCAGagaaattaaatgtaaatatagtgGGCTTGGAAGTCTGAGCaggtaattttctttattttatattattaagcaGATacaactaattaaatattaaatataatgatacTAAAGTCAATAAATGACTACAAATAATGGCGACTACTTACTTACGATAGTCTAGTCTActgattttgttttgttataatagTTATAGTAGTAGTTATAGtatcttaaaaactaaatatacatattatgttactAGTTATCGATAAAAGGGTGTAGCATACCCATAAAGCTCGGCACACCTCTAAACCCCCAGAGTTGCAGGTGTTCATGAGCAGTTAGATTTAGATTAAAAGTGACCCACCTGCTTTCATCCTATCTTAGCCAGTCAAAGAGATGTTCCATTTCAAATGCTATCATATTTTCAGCACACGATCCGTAAGGCAAGTGAGATCAGAGTCATGCGCAGTGCCACCCACCGAATGCCCTAGCTCCAAGTACAGATCGTACGATGGAAGCTGTAATAACTTAGATAATCCAGGTTGGGGCATGCCAGACACGCCTTACGCAAAACTTCTGCGAATTAACTACGCTGACGGTAAGCACCAATTGCTTCTTAAACGCACCCTGCGCTGGTACTCTTTGAATAGCtcgacggctcattggtctagtggttagtacccctgactgcgaatccatgggtcccgggttcgatccccggctgagacaaacatcgatgtgatgagcatttggtgttgtgcttaggtcttgggtgtataaatatgtatttatatgtctatctatctataatatgtatgtatatccgttgcctagtacctataacacaagcttcaccagcttagcatgggactaggtcaattggtgtgaattgtccaatcatataggtatataatagCGGTTGCGATCTTGACCTTGATTTTGAGGGTGACCTTCTGTACCGCGGGATCCTAAAGCGATCCGATGATGCCAATATTGCAAAATCAGCGCTACGTATCTGGTAGACACCCTTCTTTTTCTGATACTCATACACTAGGTTACTTGGCGGAACTTCCAGCACTATGATCGTTTAATTAATACCCTACAGTTAAGTTTGACATCATTAAGGATTTGTCTATTTTGTCAATTACCATATAATATAGTGTTTATAGTGTAGTTGTATAATGAATTTCGACGTTTCGGTGGACGAAGAATTTGTGACCAATTTGTGTCCGATCGTcacgtaaatttataaaaataaataaatcgcgCTTATTaactacaattatttaaaaaaaatacagaaatgaagTAAAACTATTTACAATTGAATTACACGTCAAATTGATCCTTCGATACTTGATAGTTCGGTATGTTTGAACCCGGTTCTAAATAAAGAATcgttattgtataaaaataataatagcttttttcttttcacaataatattttcattaaattgtttacaatattcttaacctacatcgTAATTATAAAGAACACAGGGcccatttaaaatttattttagttttctaagatatataatgtattcatatttaattagtaacaatataaaaaatatttttgaagtaatacttctttaggcgcgttatgaaaaattgatgagagtgaaattttacgatgcgcgcgcaccgtgacacaaaattaacagaatgaagttgcccacggaagatgctacggcattggaaataatttaaaaacatcattcaaattattttagaatttatgttacacttaatgtaagagaataataataaatatttatttaatttttcaaatgtaaactgaactttactgactataatgactctttttccagtctttgattatttaattgtaattaattatttgcatccaatcaaaaactatttttaataatgccaaagaagtataacttcttacgcgcgtacataagtacacgcaccctttttttagtCATTGCGAACGAATAGTGCAAACGAATAGTTTAACTATAGTTTGTAACTCTGCGTATGCTAGAGAATGAACGAAATAACATCGTTTCATTCGTATCCTTAAATAGGCCTACACTGCTTTTATGAAcacatgaaaataatattattggaTATACCGAAAAATTATCATGTACTTGATATAAGAAATTTCTTCGTATCAATAAAATACCGTTCAAAACGTTTGATAGACAAATGCAATTACGCGAAATAAATCATCGGGCTACATAACAACCGAAATTGTCTCTTTGACAGTCGGCAATGGTTCATTCGCAGTTTCCGATACAATTCAATTACTAACATTGAAATTCACCTAAATTCTTATCGTCAATGTGATAAATGAATGAAGGATATGGTGTTATTATATCGCTGTTATACTCAGAATGtctttttgataataataatattcacgTATTTAGGACCGAGAAATAGTTTCGGTAAGACTATAAACAAGGACAGAACTCCTTGAACgctattttctattatatgtcgtatgaatataaaagaaatcattttttttttcaaacagactgatattatatatatatatgaaaaatgtTTACTATTTACCAaccttaattataataaaaataacataaaggcAATTTTTGCCGTGTGGAatcagctacccactgaagtatttcgactaaacaattcgacttagggtccctcaagaaaagagcgtaccatttcttaaaaggccggcaacgcacatgCGAGCCTCCTGGCAATGTTAacgtccatgggcggcggtatcacttaacatcaggtgagccagTTTGCCTCctgctatataaaaaaaaactaaatagagAGACCTTTTCTAGGCCCACGAACCCCTTTTCTTAACATGAATTATTGGAGGAAATTCTTCACAGGTATAAGTAAACTGCCAGTATCTATCGATGGCGATGATTTACCCAACGTTCGTGAAATCAGTACAGCAGCTTTCCCGGACAAGCTTGTCGAGGATCCCAAATGGAATTTAAACGCTCAGCAGTGGGGCCAATTTGTCGCACACGATATGTCACTAACCGCATCTGGGGTTTCAGCTGGTgagtaaaggccgatttacattatcttagtgtttaggagagtgctttagtacaacttgaaaggcaagttctttagcgtagcgtttactaaagcaagtagcgtttacatgtttcaactaaagtactatcctaaagcaccctcctaaacactaagataatgtaaatcggccttaaatCAAAGTATACGCTTtagctataattatttaagttatttatgaGTACTAAGTTGCCTTAAAATATTAGACAATGGCCCTAACTAGCGATCTCTTCCACGCAACcctattaaggaaaaaaaaaatactgaaacTAAAGTATAAGAAATACGTAGttaggggccatccataaagtacgtcacacgaatTTTAGGACTTTTGAACCCCTCCCACCGTCCTTGTCACaggttgtcacatttttataaccccccctcctgatgtgacgtcacacattttttaatttatgtatgtatttaaaaataatcgttgtaataacaactttaaacaattcgcgtaaggttgattttgcaataatatatgcatgTAACttatagaaagagacagaaatagtgtttcgggtgTTTctagcgttacttttattcgagactgtgcatcttgggttttttgtatatcaatggttttagtatttaaaattttaacatgtgacgtcacaaaagtattgacccccccatgCCCCTTGTCACACGATGTCACACTTCGGTGATACCCTTCCTCCCCATtaacgtgtgacgtactttatggatggtCCGTTAGCAAAAAAATGCAAAATGTCAaaatcagaaataaaaaataaactataaaggCACATTATATCTAATGTtaaattccaaaaaaagttGAAGTGTGAACTTTTCTTAAAAACCAATACCaacttcttaatattttttttttaattttgcctTCTaacctattttttaaataatttagaatcTCGCGCTTAGATTAGGTATCTCATGTATGGAAAAATTTCTATtcataaaatgataaaaatttcgaacgattattataataatgataattgatatatttactatgaatttcaatattataccTATAAAGTTGAGAGGGTCAGGTACCTTTtctaattgaaaaattatggCCAATTTTCCAAGGCAGACTAGAATACAACCGAATTATAAAGCAAAACCATGTGGCATAGCTAGTAGATacatttttccttaataaactTTAGATGACAAGCCAGCAGTATGTTGTTCCAATGGCCAATTTGGCCCTGATGCCACCACCAACCCCATATGTGCCCCAATTAAAGTACCAGCGAATGACTCGTTCCATGCTCCTTATGGAACCCAATGCCTTAACTTCGTCAGAACTGGATCTACAAGGGATCGGAAGTGTACACCCGAAGACTCGGCAGCTATTCCCGTAtgtataaaattgattttaatatattccaGGTATTATTCTTACTTACATTTTAACATAGTATCTTATACTAAACCATAGTTTATTTCtacctatttttttaaatcgtcaATATAAAATCCAACCTAGTTCTTATTCATTCttatatctaaattaataaaaaaaacactgagTGTTTTcctaacataaaacaaaaagcattattttcctttacgttagttaaaaaaaatttggctATACAACGTtggcttttaataaaatacgtaAGTAGGTGAGAGACATGAATGTTTCCTCTCGATATAATTAATACTCTATAGTCCGACTGTTGCGCCCATTGacagaaaaaaatcaaaggCGTGATTCGATGATCCGAACGCGCGGCCTATGGATTGAGAGTCTCGCATCGGCCAACACTATTCTAAACTATAGATCACTACAATTCTTAATACCGgttacattataatttatctcGTGTCTCCCGAcggacgttgtcctgtcttatcTATAATTATGAAGTCGAATTGGTattggtataaataaaaataaaatatgtagctTAAACCAgttcgagtatttttttaaatttattccttgaactctgaggaaggTTTTGAGATAATACATGGTTGGcaaaaacaacataaaattttctttttagtttacttttttttccGGTAAGTGAAAAGTCTTTATGTTGtagaatagaaaaatattccctttgtatgtagctactaaaaaggctaagtaaaaaatcatataaggCAAAACGAAGGTCGCGGGAACAGctggttattaataaaaataagaaatatagtgtttttttattgtgatGCTATACAATCTGTGTCAACAAAGCGCACATTCTGTCAATCACTAACAGTTATTTCAAACAACTGACagttatgaaaattaattttctctcaAATTTTCTAATGTCTGCTCAACTTccttaatttaaacattcatATTAAGTACCTTCTCCTGTCAATCATAAacacaatatacaaaaaaaaatcgattgtTCCGTCCGTTCACGTGTAATGCAAGGGAAAatagacatttatttttaaatatgtacattATGTAGACGAaagttaagaaaataataattttggtgtgatatattttaataattattgtttatctaatGATTAATTTTCAGGTGTCAGTAGTTACCGCTTACTTGGATCTTTCGCTTGTGTATGGTAACACTGAAAGTGAAATTCAGAAACTTCGTTCCTTCCAAGGGGGGAAAATGTTGACTGATTTTAGGGGTGGGCAGGAATGGCCTCCTCAAGAAGCCAGTCCTACAGAGGCATGTGCTGGAGCAGAGTCTGATAATGAACCTTGCTATATGACCGGTAAGTTAAGGGGAGGCATGGTAATATAGGTACCACTAGTAATGTATACACATGGTAATAAGGGCACATgtggtaattttatttttttaacctcttaaaatgtatatcacGCACaccagtaaaatatataactaaagTATTGTTTTGCTAGGTATAAtataatctctatatatatgaaattctcgtgtcacaatgttcgttcccatattcctcggaaacggctcgaccgatttgaaattttttatgcatattcagtaagtctgagtaTCGGCTACGATCTATGTTTCAAACCCGTAAGTGATAAGAGGTGTCCaccgtaaaaaaaatattccttagaaatttttgttgtttttatttttttatgatacagcatacaaaacacatacacccctaattttcactctACAATTAAAccctatattttataatgtggatatatatttttttttaataaaaaaatgtttcctagaaaaaatatacatgacAAAACAAACGTATGCCGCGTCAGCTAGTACATCTATAGAAGTAGGTATATCTAGGATGCAGGCAAAATTAGAGAAAAAATccaatatattttgtgtacCGAATTAaggttctttaatatttttataggtgACAGTCGCATGAACCAAAGTCCGCATTTGGCCATCCTCCACATTCTCATGTTACGGGAACACAACCGTTTAGCAGGTGAATTGGCCGAAATCAACCCAGGCTGGAGTGATGAAAAGATCTTCCAAGAAGCAAGAAGGATAAATATTGCCCAATACCAACATCTTAACTATTATGAATATCTTCCCATATTCCTTGGTAAGTTAATCGAACACTTTTGTCCCCAATAGATACTAAAGTTAGAGCGttcttacaaaaaaaactattcaaggTACAGTTGGATACCGTTGAAAGGTACTGGAAAGGCGAAAGAtacaaaaagcaataaaaaaaagtaaatttatgaattatattttattaaacgatTTGGGGTGTCAAAAAAATGCGAAAAGTAAACCtacgataaaaaaaagaaggatatcatctttatatattatataattctactgtatgTGTGTATTGGCATTCTTAAACGACTGAAGCGATTTGAaggaattttttttgtatgcgtttgggtggcaCCCTGGATGAtatagattcacaaatcaacctggcagatggcgctgcagtcggtatctaagttatttatctatacagcaaataaacagctggtatatattatattaatcttCTGTGCATGTGTTCctaattaaactcctaaacggctggacagattttgatgaaattttttgtctgTTCAATTGGAGTAGagaataatttacattaaaacgtgtgtacaggacaacgtctgtcggatcctctagtttattacatatttatatccCCTCCAGAAATGCGTgaatatctcaaaaactactgatCCGATTTCTATGAAACTTGAACTGTTCAGACAGATTCATGGGACAGCCATAAATGCTGATCACTTCTATATGGATAAGTTTCCAAGAAATTTCTAAACAAACATACTTATGAAGTTAACATACTTGCTTGGATCATATATCTACTTCTACCATAtcacatacatacaaattCTATTATGAAATCggttaatttttctaaatatttaatatataaaaaaactcatTACTTCATAGGCTACAACAATATGTTGAGAAACAGATTGATACACCCTGATGCTGAAGGCTATGTGAACGATTACAACTCCAATGTAGACGCATCAGTCTCTGATGAGCATGCGACGGCAGCCTTCAGGCACTTCCACACGTTGATCCGAGGATACTTACAGTAAGTATTAGTAGTATAAGTAGTATAAGTAGTATTAGTAGTATAAGTAGTATAAGTAGTATAAgtcaattcaaattcaaattcaaattcaaaaatcatttattcacgtaggtaacacaatgtacacttgtgattcgtcattaaagaaatacatattaatgcttctaattttacatttactgccagttctcaaatcaagggcgtagaacggaagagaagaactggcaataaactctccgccactctttttaatcggcatgttttttttttacacaacgtttgtaaggagctgcaaccattacaccatgttccacaggacatcttaagtaattaataataataacataaattaaaaagtagtaTAAGTAGTATAAGTAGTATAATTAGTATAATTAGTATAATTAGTATTAGTAGTATAAGTAGTATTCAAAGAAAAAAGTATTCTCTTGTCACAgattaaacacaatttgacagagacaaaagagtacttcaaataatttatttataagttataaaacaatgtgtacgcataaaattatacatcaaGTTTTACACACACATCAATTgtattagaacataagcaagctagcaaggcaaaaaattaaacaaacaacctcaaaataaaaaaaagtaaaagtaaaaagtaaaaactaaaactaaatgaaaacttcATTAAGAGCATGATTAACAAATTACAGTACTTACGTTGTAGTTGTTgttgtcaaatacatatatcataATGAAAGgagtacagccttgcgattctgtaactcacttttcgaactctcacagcggttttcgcactcaaatcagtcgtgaagcagtcattttacgatttggcattctgataaacaataaactacaagctccctccttatcttCACGACATGGGTTACAGGGGGCGTTTTGAACTACGAGTTACGAACCCATAGTCGTTTGGGTCAGATTTCTTTACAGAATagtatttttagtaaaaaataataataaattgctgTGATAGTTTTtctcataaattaatttctttgagACAATCGTTGTATTCATTTCCGTATGACTATGAAAATGGATACTTTCAGGCCAAATTCTTGATGAATTTTAGATAAGTGAATCAAGTGTTATGACTTGAccttatataaatttgttttactaGTATTGAATGCCAATTCAGCGTCACACTTcgcaaagtaaaaaaaaaatatttttaataatttcataagtagcctaaaattatttactaagccattttttctatttatatctCAATAAAATCCTTTCTCAGACTtcaaagaataaatttaaaaaattacttgcattagtccagccgtcttcgagttcgagcttagcaacatattttgggattaatctttatttatatagattaagaTCACGAAccaatattagaaaaaaaatattttttagcatTTTGAACAAATTTGTTTAGCATGTTTTGTATTGCTTTATTATAATACCTCAACAATAAAGTCACGGAGTTATTTTCGTCCAAATGTCTTACCattaaaattcttaatttcaatattcaaTGGAGCCTTTAGagattttatcaataattaattagatcACGATATCGGTTTACGCCTACATTTTCTTTGTGGCTATAGGCAGTACAGATTAATTAACTTcacgatttttatattagaagTAATGTTTTGTGGAATGGAATTTTCGGAATCACTCAACCGAAATTCTTCTCTTTTCTCACTAGTTAAGGGTATTATCCCTGTGTGATTAacgaatattataaagatatatatcaAAAACCACTGacccttttaaaaattctttcaccttTAGAATACTACATTGTTCCTGAGTAAAAAAGGCTATATTAattccaaaatataaaa
The nucleotide sequence above comes from Pieris napi chromosome 22, ilPieNapi1.2, whole genome shotgun sequence. Encoded proteins:
- the LOC125060993 gene encoding peroxidase-like isoform X2: MNKVLAFIVICACVGVDYVLTYAEYSDPSKELPVIGLGTRSVRQVRSESCAVPPTECPSSKYRSYDGSCNNLDNPGWGMPDTPYAKLLRINYADGISKLPVSIDGDDLPNVREISTAAFPDKLVEDPKWNLNAQQWGQFVAHDMSLTASGVSADDKPAVCCSNGQFGPDATTNPICAPIKVPANDSFHAPYGTQCLNFVRTGSTRDRKCTPEDSAAIPVSVVTAYLDLSLVYGNTESEIQKLRSFQGGKMLTDFRGGQEWPPQEASPTEACAGAESDNEPCYMTGDSRMNQSPHLAILHILMLREHNRLAGELAEINPGWSDEKIFQEARRINIAQYQHLNYYEYLPIFLGYNNMLRNRLIHPDAEGYVNDYNSNVDASVSDEHATAAFRHFHTLIRGYLHLMKEDRKLAAYTRLSDWFDRPIMLEVSNFFDELTMGFTAQPQSASDQFWDSETINYLFRHSKAVGTDLRALDIQRGRDHGLGTYTEARAICGLPVPRTFDDMKEYISEENVEVLAVLYKDVRDIDLVVGGSLENNVPGTEAGPTYLCLLTEQFYRTRVGDRYFYENGDSEIAFTPSQLQSIRKGASMARILCDNTNIQNMQQQAFELINDGNPLVPCNSLPAIDLKLWKEES
- the LOC125060993 gene encoding peroxidase-like isoform X1; its protein translation is MNKVLAFIVICACVGVDYVLTYAEYSDPSKELPVIGLGEIKCKYSGLGSLSSTRSVRQVRSESCAVPPTECPSSKYRSYDGSCNNLDNPGWGMPDTPYAKLLRINYADGISKLPVSIDGDDLPNVREISTAAFPDKLVEDPKWNLNAQQWGQFVAHDMSLTASGVSADDKPAVCCSNGQFGPDATTNPICAPIKVPANDSFHAPYGTQCLNFVRTGSTRDRKCTPEDSAAIPVSVVTAYLDLSLVYGNTESEIQKLRSFQGGKMLTDFRGGQEWPPQEASPTEACAGAESDNEPCYMTGDSRMNQSPHLAILHILMLREHNRLAGELAEINPGWSDEKIFQEARRINIAQYQHLNYYEYLPIFLGYNNMLRNRLIHPDAEGYVNDYNSNVDASVSDEHATAAFRHFHTLIRGYLHLMKEDRKLAAYTRLSDWFDRPIMLEVSNFFDELTMGFTAQPQSASDQFWDSETINYLFRHSKAVGTDLRALDIQRGRDHGLGTYTEARAICGLPVPRTFDDMKEYISEENVEVLAVLYKDVRDIDLVVGGSLENNVPGTEAGPTYLCLLTEQFYRTRVGDRYFYENGDSEIAFTPSQLQSIRKGASMARILCDNTNIQNMQQQAFELINDGNPLVPCNSLPAIDLKLWKEES